Proteins from one Chitinophaga oryzae genomic window:
- a CDS encoding pseudouridine synthase: MAHRYFIIYKPYNMVSQFISPDKGKVKLLGDLDFPFPEGTHAIGRLDNHSEGLLLLTTNQKVTRLLFEGERPHQRTYLVRAKGHMLPETLQRLQQGVSIRISRDMHYVAVPHSVAIVPKPEGMPARPSEPPEKAPHTWLLITLTEGKYHQVRKMVGALKHRCQRLIRVSIEDMELGDMQPGEVRELEETVFFDRLKIVPDL; encoded by the coding sequence ATGGCGCACCGTTACTTTATTATCTATAAACCGTATAACATGGTTTCCCAGTTTATCAGTCCTGATAAAGGAAAAGTCAAACTGCTGGGCGACCTGGATTTCCCGTTCCCTGAAGGTACACATGCCATCGGCCGGCTGGACAACCATTCGGAAGGGTTGTTATTGCTCACTACCAACCAGAAAGTAACCCGGCTGTTGTTTGAAGGGGAGCGGCCGCACCAACGAACCTACCTGGTGCGCGCCAAAGGGCATATGCTGCCCGAAACGCTGCAACGGTTGCAGCAGGGTGTTTCTATCCGTATCTCCCGCGATATGCATTATGTGGCTGTGCCGCACAGCGTGGCTATCGTACCGAAGCCCGAAGGCATGCCGGCACGGCCATCGGAGCCACCGGAGAAAGCTCCCCATACCTGGCTGCTGATCACCCTGACCGAAGGTAAATACCACCAGGTGCGCAAAATGGTGGGTGCGCTGAAACACCGTTGCCAGCGCCTGATACGGGTGTCTATCGAAGACATGGAGCTGGGGGACATGCAACCGGGAGAGGTAAGGGAACTGGAAGAAACTGTCTTTTTCGACCGGCTGAAAATAGTGCCGGACCTATAA